A part of Bacteroidota bacterium genomic DNA contains:
- a CDS encoding efflux RND transporter periplasmic adaptor subunit — protein sequence MKNILIYIYKFSIIILLFVLTACSAKEEKKNASSKDTCAADQKTISLTKEQFENSEIETGIIETKNLNGILKVNGKLDVPPQNLISVSAPIGGFLKSTGMLEGMHVIKGQVIAVIEHPDIVQLQQDFVEAKSKFDFLEQEYKRQQLLSKENVNSTKVMQQTQSDYNISQAKYKALEEKIRMAGIDKNNILSGNISGTISVRSPINGYITKINVNIGRMVNQQDIMFEIVDTEHLHAELTVFEKDITKIKPGQKVRFTLANDPDKELTATVHLIGRLFDDSRSVRIHCHLDKEDKELLPGMFINAIVELNGGNVNCVPVNAIVKENDKEYIFIKEVKMNCGKHELCTGHEECPLEEDCPEHAECEAHEKCKDKKNCKHKECTAHENCSKQTEAGGFKFTIIEVKTGITDGKYIEIKALKEVAEDAEIVTSGAFFILSQIKMSGTIGACCQ from the coding sequence ATGAAAAACATATTAATATATATATATAAATTCAGCATAATTATACTGTTGTTTGTACTTACTGCTTGTTCTGCAAAAGAGGAGAAAAAGAATGCAAGCAGCAAAGACACATGTGCTGCCGACCAGAAAACTATTTCATTAACAAAAGAACAATTTGAAAACTCCGAAATCGAAACTGGAATAATTGAAACTAAAAATCTAAATGGGATTTTAAAAGTAAATGGTAAGTTAGATGTTCCACCCCAGAATTTAATCTCGGTAAGTGCCCCAATAGGAGGCTTTCTAAAATCAACGGGCATGTTAGAGGGGATGCACGTTATCAAAGGTCAAGTTATTGCTGTAATAGAGCATCCCGATATTGTACAATTACAACAGGATTTTGTTGAAGCAAAAAGCAAGTTTGACTTTTTGGAGCAGGAATATAAACGCCAGCAACTGTTGAGTAAAGAAAATGTAAACTCCACAAAAGTGATGCAACAAACGCAAAGCGACTATAATATATCGCAAGCAAAATATAAAGCATTGGAAGAAAAAATAAGAATGGCGGGCATCGATAAAAACAATATACTCAGTGGGAATATATCGGGAACTATCAGTGTTAGATCCCCTATTAATGGTTATATAACCAAAATAAATGTGAACATTGGCCGAATGGTAAACCAACAAGATATTATGTTTGAAATTGTAGATACCGAACACCTGCATGCCGAACTAACAGTTTTTGAAAAGGATATCACAAAAATCAAACCGGGGCAAAAAGTAAGATTTACCTTGGCCAATGATCCTGATAAAGAATTAACAGCAACAGTGCATTTAATTGGCCGTTTATTTGATGACAGCAGGAGTGTTCGTATTCATTGCCATTTAGATAAAGAAGATAAAGAACTATTGCCTGGCATGTTTATTAATGCTATAGTAGAATTAAATGGTGGCAACGTAAACTGCGTTCCAGTAAATGCCATAGTAAAAGAGAACGATAAAGAATATATATTTATTAAGGAAGTCAAAATGAATTGTGGGAAACATGAATTATGCACGGGGCACGAAGAATGTCCTTTGGAAGAAGATTGCCCCGAGCACGCAGAATGCGAGGCACACGAAAAATGTAAAGACAAAAAAAATTGCAAACACAAAGAATGTACGGCACATGAAAATTGCAGTAAACAAACTGAAGCAGGAGGTTTTAAATTCACTATTATAGAAGTGAAGACAGGAATTACTGACGGGAAATATATAGAGATTAAAGCCTTGAAGGAAGTAGCAGAGGATGCAGAGATAGTAACTTCGGGTGCGTTTTTTATTTTATCGCAAATAAAAATGAGTGGGACAATAGGTGCTTGCTGTCAATAA